A region from the Desulfoglaeba alkanexedens ALDC genome encodes:
- the msbA gene encoding lipid A export permease/ATP-binding protein MsbA codes for MSLEKSVALNILRRLLKLLKPFWRPLAVAAVCMIGVSAFTALTAYLIKPVMDEIFVEKNFTMLQLMPLVFLAVSLLKVICQWGSDYFLESVGLTIISVLREKLYNHIQDMPLHFFDRHSTGVLMSRITHDVNEVQNAVTKACTGIIKDTFSIIGLMFVVFYQNWRLAIIAVGVLPLAFYPLVRFSMRLRKLATKRQKNFGDLNVILHETFSGARIVKAFAMEDYEKERFSFQNQKLLRYQLKSVKIDALSSPLMEFIGSVGVSAIIGYGGYQVIQGMSTPGTFFSFLGALLMLYKPAKNLNKLNNTLQKGIASAVRVYEVLDEKSSLVEKPNAMEMPPVRGSVEFRHVSFAYDVDPVLSDVHFSVRPGQVVALVGSSGGGKTTLVNLIPRFYDVTSGAVLIDGIDVRDVTLRSLRSQIAMVTQQTFLFNDTVRNNIAYGDLSKSEEDVVRAARAAYAYDFIRNLPEGFDTLIGEQGVKLSGGQRQRLCIARALLRDAPILILDEATSSLDSESELEVQKALENLMAGRTTFVIAHRLSTVQFADRILVIAGGRIVEDGTHRTLLTRQGEYRRLYDIQFQHN; via the coding sequence ATGTCGTTAGAAAAATCCGTAGCCTTGAACATCCTGAGACGCCTGCTGAAACTCCTGAAGCCGTTTTGGCGGCCGCTGGCCGTCGCGGCGGTCTGCATGATCGGCGTGTCCGCCTTCACCGCCCTGACCGCCTACCTCATCAAACCGGTCATGGACGAAATCTTCGTCGAAAAGAACTTCACCATGTTGCAACTCATGCCGCTGGTCTTCCTGGCAGTGTCTCTTTTGAAGGTAATTTGCCAGTGGGGAAGCGACTATTTTCTGGAATCAGTGGGACTGACGATCATTTCCGTCCTTCGCGAGAAGCTCTACAACCACATTCAGGACATGCCCTTGCATTTTTTCGACCGTCATTCGACGGGCGTGCTCATGAGTCGCATCACCCACGACGTGAACGAGGTTCAAAACGCCGTGACCAAGGCGTGCACGGGCATCATTAAGGACACGTTCAGTATCATCGGCCTCATGTTCGTGGTCTTCTACCAGAACTGGCGGCTCGCCATCATCGCCGTGGGCGTGCTCCCGCTCGCCTTTTATCCCCTGGTCCGCTTCAGCATGCGCCTCAGGAAACTGGCCACGAAGCGTCAGAAGAACTTCGGCGACCTGAACGTCATCTTGCATGAAACGTTCAGTGGAGCGCGCATCGTCAAGGCTTTCGCCATGGAAGACTACGAGAAGGAGCGGTTTTCCTTCCAGAATCAAAAGCTGCTCCGCTACCAGCTGAAGTCCGTGAAGATCGATGCCCTGTCATCGCCGCTCATGGAATTCATCGGATCCGTCGGCGTTTCCGCCATCATCGGCTACGGCGGCTACCAGGTGATCCAGGGCATGTCCACGCCGGGGACCTTCTTTTCCTTTCTGGGCGCCCTGCTCATGCTTTACAAACCGGCGAAGAATCTGAACAAGCTGAACAACACCCTGCAAAAAGGCATCGCATCCGCCGTGCGAGTCTACGAGGTGCTGGACGAAAAGAGCTCCCTGGTCGAAAAACCCAACGCCATGGAAATGCCTCCGGTTCGGGGATCTGTGGAATTCAGGCACGTGAGCTTCGCCTACGATGTGGACCCGGTGCTCAGCGATGTCCACTTCAGCGTCCGGCCCGGCCAGGTGGTGGCGCTGGTGGGCAGCAGCGGCGGCGGAAAAACCACCCTGGTGAACCTCATCCCCCGCTTCTACGACGTGACCTCCGGAGCCGTCCTCATCGACGGCATAGACGTTCGGGACGTAACCCTCCGGTCCCTCCGCAGCCAGATCGCCATGGTCACCCAGCAGACCTTCCTGTTCAACGATACGGTGCGAAACAACATCGCCTACGGGGACCTGAGCAAATCGGAGGAGGACGTGGTGCGCGCCGCTAGAGCGGCTTACGCGTATGATTTCATTCGGAATCTGCCGGAGGGATTCGATACGCTGATCGGCGAACAGGGCGTGAAGCTTTCCGGCGGCCAGCGCCAGCGATTGTGTATCGCCCGGGCCTTGCTTCGGGACGCTCCGATCCTGATCCTTGACGAGGCCACCTCGTCGCTCGACAGCGAATCCGAATTGGAAGTCCAGAAGGCGCTGGAGAACCTCATGGCTGGGCGCACCACGTTCGTGATAGCCCACCGGCTGTCCACCGTCCAGTTCGCCGATCGAATCCTGGTGATCGCCGGGGGGCGCATCGTGGAGGACGGCACCCACCGGACGCTTCTGACGCGGCAGGGAGAATACCGCCGGCTCTACGACATCCAGTTTCAACACAACTGA
- a CDS encoding 3-deoxy-D-manno-octulosonic acid transferase — translation MNRLYSFLCAAGAAAAWPWVALYYAIRARTDGKYGRSRRFRLGLAVPDFTAADPVWIHALSVGETLSAVPLVMELRRRLPAVPLVFSVGTESGYRIATARLSNRVETVFFLPHDFPWAVKKLLHRLSPRAFILVETDLWPNLLLGLKRRGIPSVCVNARLSPKSHKRFRRFRPFAAALYGLMDAVFTQSREDRKRLAALGVSRGRLHVCGNLKFDLALLEAPETDGAALRRRMEIPLERPVWIAGSTHPGEESVLLEAHAALSRELDDPLLILAPRHIQRAAQIIALCRERGLPTGRRSLEETARGRSVFLLDSLGELARFYAAADTAFIGGSLVPFGGHNPLEAAVHGTPCLWGPHLFNFREIESLLLERGCGERVRNAGDIREKCLERLQGPAFRRRTGEACRRAVYDHAGTAGRIVGRLCDGGFFRRRGP, via the coding sequence ATGAACAGGCTCTATTCCTTTCTGTGCGCGGCCGGCGCGGCCGCCGCCTGGCCCTGGGTGGCGCTGTACTATGCCATCCGTGCACGAACGGACGGCAAGTACGGCCGAAGCCGCCGGTTTCGGCTCGGCCTGGCCGTGCCCGATTTCACCGCCGCCGATCCCGTCTGGATCCACGCCCTTTCGGTCGGCGAAACCCTATCCGCAGTTCCCCTGGTCATGGAACTCCGCCGGCGCCTCCCGGCCGTTCCCCTGGTTTTCTCCGTCGGAACCGAGTCGGGTTACCGGATTGCGACGGCTCGACTTTCGAACCGGGTGGAAACCGTCTTTTTTCTCCCGCACGACTTCCCCTGGGCCGTGAAAAAGCTGCTCCACCGCCTCAGTCCGCGGGCCTTCATCCTCGTGGAAACCGACCTGTGGCCCAACCTTCTTTTGGGGCTCAAGCGCCGAGGGATTCCGTCGGTCTGCGTCAACGCCCGCCTGTCCCCCAAGTCTCACAAGCGTTTCCGCCGGTTCCGCCCCTTCGCTGCAGCGCTTTACGGCCTCATGGACGCCGTTTTCACCCAGTCCCGGGAAGACCGCAAGCGGCTGGCCGCCCTGGGAGTTTCACGGGGCCGCTTGCACGTCTGCGGAAACCTCAAGTTCGACCTGGCACTCCTCGAAGCCCCCGAAACCGACGGAGCCGCTCTTCGACGCCGGATGGAGATTCCGCTTGAACGGCCGGTGTGGATCGCCGGGAGTACGCACCCGGGTGAAGAAAGCGTACTGCTTGAAGCCCACGCCGCGCTAAGCCGGGAACTGGACGATCCGCTCCTGATTCTCGCCCCTCGGCATATCCAGCGAGCGGCCCAAATCATCGCCCTGTGCAGGGAACGGGGACTTCCCACGGGCCGCCGCAGTCTCGAAGAAACCGCTCGAGGCCGGTCGGTTTTCCTCCTCGATTCCCTCGGTGAATTGGCTCGGTTTTATGCCGCGGCCGACACGGCCTTCATCGGAGGAAGCCTGGTTCCCTTCGGCGGCCACAACCCTCTGGAAGCCGCCGTCCATGGAACGCCCTGCCTCTGGGGTCCTCACCTTTTCAACTTCCGCGAAATCGAATCCCTGCTGCTGGAACGCGGGTGCGGAGAACGGGTGCGAAACGCGGGGGATATCCGTGAGAAATGCCTGGAACGGCTGCAGGGACCGGCTTTCCGTCGGCGAACCGGTGAAGCCTGCCGCCGGGCTGTCTACGACCACGCGGGGACGGCCGGCCGCATCGTCGGCCGACTGTGCGACGGAGGGTTCTTCAGGCGGCGGGGCCCATGA
- the lpxB gene encoding lipid-A-disaccharide synthase has protein sequence MAEKRSEAVKIFLSAGEASGDLHGASLLRQLRRLDPHVSAACLGGDRLAAEGARLVGHYRDLSLIGVMEVFGRAKAIAHTWRRVAGHLRDERPDLVVLIDFPDFNFILGRLAHRLGIKVFHYISPQVWAWRPGRVRTLKKFVDRMAVILPFEEAFYRRHGLEVTYVGHPLMDHIHSAPSKAQAFERYRRVPGGSGRGGSRTGPVVGLLPGSRPGEVRRLFPVLLHTAEILARRFSGVRFLVPAADIELVPVLEATAGEHRLPLRVVAEDPYGVIRACDLVVTASGTVTLETALLGTPMVIIYKVSPFEYTLGRHLVRVEHIGLPNLIAGERVCPELVQGDASPERIAAEAASLLEDDAHRKAQMERLKDVARKLGTPGVAERVARMVWDACR, from the coding sequence GTGGCGGAAAAGCGAAGCGAGGCCGTGAAGATCTTTCTGAGCGCCGGTGAGGCTTCGGGAGACCTGCACGGCGCCTCGCTCCTGCGGCAACTGCGTCGGCTGGACCCTCACGTCTCCGCCGCCTGCCTCGGCGGCGATCGGCTGGCTGCCGAAGGTGCCCGGCTGGTCGGCCATTATCGTGATCTTTCACTCATCGGCGTCATGGAAGTGTTCGGGCGGGCGAAAGCCATTGCGCACACATGGCGGCGCGTGGCCGGCCATCTCCGGGATGAACGACCCGACTTGGTCGTTCTCATCGATTTCCCCGACTTCAACTTCATTCTGGGCCGATTGGCTCACCGGCTCGGCATCAAGGTCTTTCACTATATCAGCCCCCAGGTGTGGGCCTGGAGGCCGGGGCGCGTCCGGACTCTGAAGAAGTTCGTGGACCGAATGGCGGTGATCCTTCCCTTTGAAGAAGCCTTCTACCGCCGGCACGGCCTGGAAGTGACCTACGTGGGCCATCCGCTGATGGACCACATACATTCGGCGCCCTCGAAAGCGCAGGCCTTCGAGCGGTACCGGAGGGTTCCGGGAGGCTCCGGGAGAGGCGGTTCACGGACGGGTCCCGTTGTGGGACTTCTGCCCGGAAGCCGTCCCGGGGAAGTTCGGCGCCTGTTTCCCGTCCTCCTTCATACCGCGGAAATCCTGGCCCGCCGGTTTTCCGGCGTGCGCTTCCTGGTTCCGGCGGCTGATATTGAACTGGTTCCCGTCCTTGAAGCGACGGCCGGCGAACACCGGCTTCCCCTTCGGGTGGTGGCCGAAGATCCCTACGGCGTGATCCGGGCCTGCGACCTGGTCGTCACCGCTTCCGGGACCGTCACCCTGGAAACGGCCCTCCTGGGAACCCCCATGGTCATTATTTACAAGGTTTCACCCTTTGAATACACTTTAGGGCGACACTTGGTGCGCGTCGAACACATCGGCCTTCCCAACCTGATTGCCGGCGAACGGGTCTGCCCGGAACTCGTCCAGGGCGACGCTTCGCCCGAACGCATCGCGGCGGAGGCCGCCTCGCTGCTCGAAGACGACGCGCACCGCAAGGCTCAGATGGAACGCCTCAAAGACGTCGCCCGGAAACTGGGCACCCCGGGCGTGGCGGAACGGGTCGCGAGGATGGTTTGGGACGCATGTCGTTAG